The Engraulis encrasicolus isolate BLACKSEA-1 chromosome 22, IST_EnEncr_1.0, whole genome shotgun sequence genome includes a region encoding these proteins:
- the ulk3 gene encoding serine/threonine-protein kinase ULK3 isoform X1: protein MASGFAPPKLADFILTEKLGSGTYATVYKAYRKVDSREVVAVKVVSKKSLNKHSMENLLTEIEILKTVRHPHIVQLKDFQWDNENIYLILEWCSGGDLSRFIRSQRLLPERVARRFLQQIACALQFLNERNISHLDLKPQNILLSGSVLKLADFGFAQYMSPWDEQSSLRGSPLYMAPEMVCRRQYDSRVDLWSVGVILYEALFGRPPFASRSYAELEEKIRSDKPIELPPGARVSRHCRDLLLRLLERDPEARITFAQFFGHPFVDLEHMPSSESLGKAKELVLQAVQKDQEGERSTALSLYCSALEHFVPAIHYENDMQRKEALRQKVKQYVSRAEELKALVATDNKISFEEHSSARDILREMARDQPRLLAALNLASTAIAKDEVGEEDYDTLDLYQQSLGEMLLALAAEPQGRRRELLHREIKSLMSRAEYLKENMKMRETQTAVSMDREPLSESVRTWNYTGHPITPAMYACCLQ, encoded by the exons ATGGCCTCGGGTTTCGCACCGCCGAAGCTGGCGGACTTCATTCTTACCGAGAAACTTGGGAGTGGTACTTATGCGACTGTTTATAAAGCATACAGAAAG GTGGACAGCCGTGAGGTGGTGGCTGTCAAAGTGGTCTCCAAAAAGAGTCTGAACAAGCACTCAATGGAGAACCTGCTCACAGAAATAGAAATCTTGAAAACAGTTCGCCATCCTCACATAGTCCAGTTGAAAGACTTTCAG TGGGACAATGAGAACATCTATCTCATTCTGGAATGGTGCTCTGGTGGGGATCTGTCACGTTTCATCCGCAGTCAACGCCTCTTACCAGAGAGAGTGGCACGCCGGTTCTTACAGCAAATAG CTTGTGCCTTACAGTTTCTGAATGAAAGAAATATCTCACACTTGGACCTGAAGCCGCAAAACATCTTACTCAGTGGCAGCGTACTAAAACTGGCAG ACTTTGGCTTTGCCCAGTACATGTCTCCATGGGATGAGCAGAGCTCTCTGCGGGGCTCTCCGCTCTACATGGCCCCCGAGATGGTGTGCAGGAGGCAGTACGACTCTCGAGTGGACCTGTGGTCAGTGGGGGTCATCTTATATG AGGCCTTGTTTGGACGGCCGCCATTCGCCTCCCGCTCCTATGCCGAACTGGAGGAGAAAATTCGCAGCGACAAGCCCATTGAG CTGCCTCCTGGTGCCCGTGTGTCCAGGCACTGCCGGGACCTGCTGCTGCGTCTCCTGGAGAGGGACCCTGAGGCGCGCATCACCTTCGCCCAGTTCTTTGGCCACCCCTTCGTGGACCTGGAGCACATGCCCAGCAGCGAGAGCCTGGGGAAGGCG AAAGAGCTGGTTCTTCAGGCGGTGCAGAAGGACCAGGAGGGAGAGCGCTCCACAGCTCTGTCCCTCTACTGCAGCGCATTGGAGCACTTTGTCCCTGCCATCCATT ATGAGAACGACATGCAGAGGAAGGAAGCACTGAGGCAGAAG GTAAAACAGTATGTGTCCCGTGCGGAGGAGCTGAAAGCCCTGGTGGCCACCGATAACAAGATCAGCTTTGAGGAGCACAGCTCAGCCAGAGACATCCTGAGAG agatgGCTCGGGACCAGCCCCGACTGCTTGCTGCTTTAAATCTGGCCTCAACAGCCATAGCCAAA gatGAGGTGGGTGAGGAGGACTATGATACATTAGACCTGTACCAGCAAAGCCTGGGAGAGATGCTTTTAGCACTAGCAg cCGAACCCCAGGGCCGCAGGAGAGAACTACTGCAcagagag ATTAAAAGCCttatgagcagagcagagtaccTGAAGGAGAACATGAAG ATGCGGGAGACCCAGACGGCTGTGTCAATGGACAGAGAGCCTCTATCTGAGTCTGTCAGGACAT GGAATTACACTGGTCATCCAATCACTCCTGcaatgtacg
- the tm2d3 gene encoding TM2 domain-containing protein 3 isoform X2 codes for MASLRWWSVLRRYCIMKASGIALLLITDLCFKSVYGYMSAAYVGQEALSTAHFNPVTSSPVAPPVSSATPGAPEGDISKCPSGGLCNKLPADCVSCSYQEHKLSNCTYGKSAAFLCRPNRGVHCTDESGKQQTEFNQTLTCQFCWQLDPSQYRCKNETNCMTVACPRRRYNTTCKVLDHVHCLGKRDFKKRLYCNWTGGYKWSTALALSITLGGFGADRFYLGQWREGLGKLFSFGGLGIWTLIDVLLIGVGYVGPADGSLYI; via the exons ATGGCTTCCCTGCGCTGGTGGAGTGTTTTGAGGAGATACTGCATCATGAAAGCCTCTGGAATAGCGCTGCTGTTGATCACAGATCTTTGTTTTAAATCTGTATACG GGTACATGAGTGCTGCTTATGTGGGGCAGGAGGCTCTAAGCACCGCACATTTCAATCCTGTCACCAGCAGTCCAGTGGCCCCTCCTGTGTCTTCAG CTACTCCAGGTGCACCAGAGGGTGACATCTCCAAGTGTCCGAGTGGTGGGCTATGCAACAAGCTTCCTGCAGACTGTGTCTCCTGCAGCTACCAGGAGCACAAGCTGTCCAACTGTACCTATGGGAAGTCAGCAGCGTTTTTGTGCAGACCGAACAGAGGTGTCCACTGCACA GATGAGTCGGGTAAACAGCAAACAGAGTTCAACCAGACTCTAACGTGTCAGTTCTGCTGGCAACTGGACCCATCTCAGTACCGCTGCAAAAATGAAACCAACTGCATGACCGTGGCATGCCCACGCAGGCGATACAACACCACTTGCAAAGTGCTGGATCACGTCCACTGTCTGG GGAAGCGAGACTTCAAGAAGCGCCTCTACTGCAACTGGACCGGAGGCTACAAATGGTCAACAGCGCTGGCGTTAAG CATCACCCTTGGTGGTTTCGGTGCGGACCGCTTCTACCTGGGGCAGTGGCGTGAGGGTCTGGGCAAGCTCTTCAGCTTCGGAGGCCTGGGCATCTGGACCCTCATCGACGTGCTGCTCATTGGCGTGGGCTACGTGGGGCCCGCTGATGGCTCCCTTTACATCTGA
- the tm2d3 gene encoding TM2 domain-containing protein 3 isoform X1 yields the protein MASLRWWSVLRRYCIMKASGIALLLITDLCFKSVYGKGYMSAAYVGQEALSTAHFNPVTSSPVAPPVSSATPGAPEGDISKCPSGGLCNKLPADCVSCSYQEHKLSNCTYGKSAAFLCRPNRGVHCTDESGKQQTEFNQTLTCQFCWQLDPSQYRCKNETNCMTVACPRRRYNTTCKVLDHVHCLGKRDFKKRLYCNWTGGYKWSTALALSITLGGFGADRFYLGQWREGLGKLFSFGGLGIWTLIDVLLIGVGYVGPADGSLYI from the exons ATGGCTTCCCTGCGCTGGTGGAGTGTTTTGAGGAGATACTGCATCATGAAAGCCTCTGGAATAGCGCTGCTGTTGATCACAGATCTTTGTTTTAAATCTGTATACGGTAAGG GGTACATGAGTGCTGCTTATGTGGGGCAGGAGGCTCTAAGCACCGCACATTTCAATCCTGTCACCAGCAGTCCAGTGGCCCCTCCTGTGTCTTCAG CTACTCCAGGTGCACCAGAGGGTGACATCTCCAAGTGTCCGAGTGGTGGGCTATGCAACAAGCTTCCTGCAGACTGTGTCTCCTGCAGCTACCAGGAGCACAAGCTGTCCAACTGTACCTATGGGAAGTCAGCAGCGTTTTTGTGCAGACCGAACAGAGGTGTCCACTGCACA GATGAGTCGGGTAAACAGCAAACAGAGTTCAACCAGACTCTAACGTGTCAGTTCTGCTGGCAACTGGACCCATCTCAGTACCGCTGCAAAAATGAAACCAACTGCATGACCGTGGCATGCCCACGCAGGCGATACAACACCACTTGCAAAGTGCTGGATCACGTCCACTGTCTGG GGAAGCGAGACTTCAAGAAGCGCCTCTACTGCAACTGGACCGGAGGCTACAAATGGTCAACAGCGCTGGCGTTAAG CATCACCCTTGGTGGTTTCGGTGCGGACCGCTTCTACCTGGGGCAGTGGCGTGAGGGTCTGGGCAAGCTCTTCAGCTTCGGAGGCCTGGGCATCTGGACCCTCATCGACGTGCTGCTCATTGGCGTGGGCTACGTGGGGCCCGCTGATGGCTCCCTTTACATCTGA
- the ulk3 gene encoding serine/threonine-protein kinase ULK3 isoform X2: MASGFAPPKLADFILTEKLGSGTYATVYKAYRKVDSREVVAVKVVSKKSLNKHSMENLLTEIEILKTVRHPHIVQLKDFQWDNENIYLILEWCSGGDLSRFIRSQRLLPERVARRFLQQIACALQFLNERNISHLDLKPQNILLSGSVLKLADFGFAQYMSPWDEQSSLRGSPLYMAPEMVCRRQYDSRVDLWSVGVILYEALFGRPPFASRSYAELEEKIRSDKPIELPPGARVSRHCRDLLLRLLERDPEARITFAQFFGHPFVDLEHMPSSESLGKAKELVLQAVQKDQEGERSTALSLYCSALEHFVPAIHYENDMQRKEALRQKVKQYVSRAEELKALVATDNKISFEEHSSARDILREMARDQPRLLAALNLASTAIAKDEVGEEDYDTLDLYQQSLGEMLLALAAEPQGRRRELLHREIKSLMSRAEYLKENMKMRETQTAVSMDREPLSESVRTSCCLQ, from the exons ATGGCCTCGGGTTTCGCACCGCCGAAGCTGGCGGACTTCATTCTTACCGAGAAACTTGGGAGTGGTACTTATGCGACTGTTTATAAAGCATACAGAAAG GTGGACAGCCGTGAGGTGGTGGCTGTCAAAGTGGTCTCCAAAAAGAGTCTGAACAAGCACTCAATGGAGAACCTGCTCACAGAAATAGAAATCTTGAAAACAGTTCGCCATCCTCACATAGTCCAGTTGAAAGACTTTCAG TGGGACAATGAGAACATCTATCTCATTCTGGAATGGTGCTCTGGTGGGGATCTGTCACGTTTCATCCGCAGTCAACGCCTCTTACCAGAGAGAGTGGCACGCCGGTTCTTACAGCAAATAG CTTGTGCCTTACAGTTTCTGAATGAAAGAAATATCTCACACTTGGACCTGAAGCCGCAAAACATCTTACTCAGTGGCAGCGTACTAAAACTGGCAG ACTTTGGCTTTGCCCAGTACATGTCTCCATGGGATGAGCAGAGCTCTCTGCGGGGCTCTCCGCTCTACATGGCCCCCGAGATGGTGTGCAGGAGGCAGTACGACTCTCGAGTGGACCTGTGGTCAGTGGGGGTCATCTTATATG AGGCCTTGTTTGGACGGCCGCCATTCGCCTCCCGCTCCTATGCCGAACTGGAGGAGAAAATTCGCAGCGACAAGCCCATTGAG CTGCCTCCTGGTGCCCGTGTGTCCAGGCACTGCCGGGACCTGCTGCTGCGTCTCCTGGAGAGGGACCCTGAGGCGCGCATCACCTTCGCCCAGTTCTTTGGCCACCCCTTCGTGGACCTGGAGCACATGCCCAGCAGCGAGAGCCTGGGGAAGGCG AAAGAGCTGGTTCTTCAGGCGGTGCAGAAGGACCAGGAGGGAGAGCGCTCCACAGCTCTGTCCCTCTACTGCAGCGCATTGGAGCACTTTGTCCCTGCCATCCATT ATGAGAACGACATGCAGAGGAAGGAAGCACTGAGGCAGAAG GTAAAACAGTATGTGTCCCGTGCGGAGGAGCTGAAAGCCCTGGTGGCCACCGATAACAAGATCAGCTTTGAGGAGCACAGCTCAGCCAGAGACATCCTGAGAG agatgGCTCGGGACCAGCCCCGACTGCTTGCTGCTTTAAATCTGGCCTCAACAGCCATAGCCAAA gatGAGGTGGGTGAGGAGGACTATGATACATTAGACCTGTACCAGCAAAGCCTGGGAGAGATGCTTTTAGCACTAGCAg cCGAACCCCAGGGCCGCAGGAGAGAACTACTGCAcagagag ATTAAAAGCCttatgagcagagcagagtaccTGAAGGAGAACATGAAG ATGCGGGAGACCCAGACGGCTGTGTCAATGGACAGAGAGCCTCTATCTGAGTCTGTCAGGACAT
- the tars3 gene encoding threonine--tRNA ligase 1, cytoplasmic, giving the protein MAERMAARLAAQEKEIELLSVEIKRLRDGICGGQDILKAVASSSPELEDLRTENEKLKYRLIHLRRGLQEELAQEAKQGPTQPQKDQERREKPVKEKQTNNIQKNNTQQKPVTAEPKSAEKTKKKEKTGGEKASAELNPWPSYIDERLELYAELKRESDALLAKHAAESHPISVALPDGQTVQAQAWVSSPYQVACGISQGLADNSVIARVDGELWDLDRPLEKDCSLELLRFDHDDAQAVYWHSSAHILGEAMERFYGGCLCYGPPIENGFYYDMFLDGQKGVSSGEFGDLESICRGIMKDKQPFERLEISKETLLRMFKYNKFKCRILNEKVTTPTTTVYRCGPLIDLCRGPHVRHTGKIKALKIYKNSSTYWEGRSDMETLQRIYGISFPDSKMLKEWERFQEEARNRDHRKIGKDQELFFFHDLSPGSCFFLPRGAYLYNTLTEFVREEYNRRGFQEVASPNIYNSKLWETSGHWQHYSENMFSFPVEQDIFALKPMNCPGHCLMFSHRPRSWRELPLRLADFGVLHRNELSGTLTGLTRVRRFQQDDAHIFCTMEQIGSEMKGCLDFLRCIYDVFGFSFQLNLSTRPEKYLGDIAVWNQAEKQLEESLNEFGEPWKLNPGDGAFYGPKIDIKIKDAIGRYHQCATIQLDFQLPIRFNLTFVGKDGDDKSRPVIIHRAILGSVERMIAILTENYAGKWPLWLSPRQVMFVPVNPSLEDYAKELCKRFVEAGFMADADLDSSCLLNKKIRNAQLAQYNFILVVGEKERMTKSVNVRTRDNKVHGELTVDEVLDRLTLLKVSRCRNAEEVF; this is encoded by the exons ATGGCGGAGCGCATGGCTGCACGTTTGGCCGCTCAGGAGAAAGAAATAGAGCTGTTAAGTGTTGAAATTAAACGGCTCCGTGATGGCATTTGTGGAGGCCAGGACATACTCAAGGCTGTGGCCAGTAGTAGTCCGGAGCTGGAGGACCTTCGCACCGAGAACGAAAAGCTGAAGTACCGCCTTATCCACCTCCGCCGGGGTCTCCAAGAGGAGCTAGCACAAGAGGCAAAGCAGGGCCCAACACAGCCCCAGAAAGaccaagaaagaagagagaaaccaGTAAaggaaaaacaaaccaacaacatTCAAAAGAACAACACACAACAGAAG CCTGTCACCGCAGAGCCCAAATCAGCAGAGAAGaccaagaagaaggagaagacggGGGGAGAGAAAGCTTCTGCAGAG CTTAACCCGTGGCCCAGCTACATAGACGAGCGCCTGGAGCTGTACGCGGAGCTGAAGAGGGAGAGTGATGCCCTGTTGGCCAAGCACGCCGCTGAGAGCCACCCCATCTCTGTGGCGCTGCCTGACGGCCAGACGGTGCAGGCCCAGGCCTGGGTCTCCAGCCCCTACCAGGTCGCCTGTGGCATCAG CCAGGGTCTGGCTGACAACTCTGTGATTGCCCGTGTGGATGGAGAGCTGTGGGATCTGGACAGGCCTCTGGAGAAGGACTGCTCTCTGGAATTGTTACGTTTCGATCATGATGATGCCCAAGCT GTTTACTGGCACTCCAGCGCTCATATCCTTGGAGAGGCCATGGAGAGGTTCTATGGGGGCTGCCTCTGCTATGGACCCCCCATTGAGAATGGCTTCTACTACGACATGTTCCTGGACGGACAGAA gggtgTGTCCAGTGGCGAGTTTGGGGACCTGGAGTCCATCTGTAGAGGCATCATGAAGGACAAGCAGCCCTTTGAGAGGCTGGAGATCAGCAAAGAGACACTGCTGCGCATGTTTAAG TACAATAAGTTTAAATGTCGCATCCTGAATGAGAAAGTTACCACCCCCACCACAACAGTTTACAG GTGTGGACCATTGATTGACCTGTGTCGAGGACCTCATGTCAGACACACTGGGAAGATTAAAGCCTTAAAGATCTACAAG AATTCCTCCACGTACTGGGAAGGCCGCTCCGACATGGAGACTTTACAGCGGATCTATGGAATCTCCTTCCCCGATTCCAAGATGCTGAAGGAGTGGGAACGCTTCCAGGAGGAGGCTCGCAACAGAGACCACCGCAAGATCGGAAAA GATCAGGAGCTGTTTTTCTTCCACGACCTCAGTCCAGGCAGCTGCTTTTTCCTCCCTCGAGGGGCCTATCTCTACAACACCCTCACAGAATTTGTCAGG GAGGAGTACAACAGAAGAGGCTTCCAGGAGGTGGCGTCTCCCAACATCTACAACAGCAAGCTGTGGGAGACCTCCGGCCACTGGCAGCACTACAGTGAGAACATGTTCTCCTTCCCCGTGGAGCAGGACATCTTCGCACTCAAGCCCATGAACTGTCCTGGACACTG TCTGATGTTCAGCCATCGGCCACGATCCTGGCGCGAGTTGCCCCTCAGACTGGCCGACTTTGGGGTGCTCCATCGCAACGAGCTGTCTGGGACTCTGACCGGGCTCACTCGCGTCCGCCGCTTCCAGCAGGATGACGCTCACATCTTCTGCACCATGGAACAG ATTGGCTCTGAAATGAAGGGCTGTTTGGACTTCTTGCGCTGCATCTATGATGTCTTCGGCTTCTCCTTCCAACTCAACCTCTCCACGCGGCCAGAAAAGTACCTCGGCGACATTGCCGTGTGGAACCAAGCTGAAAAG CAACTGGAGGAAAGTCTCAATGAATTTGGGGAACCTTGGAAACTAAACCCAGGGGATGGAGCCTTTTATGGACCTAAG ATTGATATTAAGATCAAAGACGCTATTGGTCGGTATCATCAGTGTGCTACCATCCAGCTGGACTTCCAGCTTCCAATCCGCTTCAACCTGACCTTTGTAGG TAAGGACGGAGATGACAAATCGCGGCCCGTCATCATTCACAGAGCCATTTTGGGCTCTGTGGAGAGAATGATTGCCATCCTGACAGAGAACTACGCTGGGAAGTG GCCGCTGTGGCTGTCCCCACGGCAGGTGATGTTTGTCCCCGTTAACCCCTCACTGGAGGACTATGCCAAAGAG TTATGCAAACGGTTCGTGGAAGCAGGCTTCATGGCAGATGCCGATCTGGACTCAAGCTGTCTGCTGAACAAGAAGATCCGCAATGCCCAGCTCGCGCAGTACAATTTCATCCTGG TGGTCGGCGAGAAGGAGCGGATGACGAAGAGTGTGAACGTGCGCACGAGAGACAACAAGGTGCACGGGGAGCTGACTGTGGATGAGGTTCTTGATCGCCTGACCCTGCTCAAGGTGTCGCGCTGCCGCAACGCAGAGGAGGTGTTCTGA